GATATCCACCAAACATTGTGGTATTCAGAACATGAGGAAATACTAGCAGTGAGCAAAGAGAAGAATTCTTACCACATCAAACTCTCTAGAAAAAGCAATGGGGTATTATGCCGCTATAGGAGACAGTATCACAAGGAGGACGTAGGGAACCTAATTAATGAAGCCGATAATTCTGggaaacattattttttccatagTAATGATAATTTGATGAAGGATTGAATGAGTTATCCATTCCTGCCAAGTGAATACTTAAAGCCGAGCAGCACACTGATGTGCAAGGTAATAAGAACCAAGATAGGATAAACCACTGTCAGAAATTTAgtcatgatgaaaaataaatacaacattaAACATATTAATATGATTTGCAGAACATCGAATCCATGAAATCACTCAGGGgaaaagaaatgacataaaaGGGCAAACTATGCCCAGAATAATGAACTCCATTATTTCTAAATCCCatgcaaaattcatttttttaaagatttatttatttatttatttgacagagagagagagagagagagatcacaagtaggcagagaggcaagcagagagaaaggaagggaagcagaatccctgctgagcagagagtcctatgcggggctcgaccccaggatgctgggatcatgacctgagcagaaagcagaggctttaacccactgaaccacccaggcacccctcccatgcaatattttctccaagtcagATGCACTGACTTCTCTTATTCATGCTTCCATCCATTCCAGGGTGGTCTCTGCTTATGCATGCCACAAAACCGACTCTCAGGAAGGTCAGCAAAGGCATCTGTGTTTCTGACATCGCAGGCAGTTTCAGTCCACATCTTCCAGGAATCCGTTGATGCTCTTCGAAGCACATTTACTTCCTTAAAGACACTCACCAGCATCCTCTCTTACCCTGTGCTGTATGGCCAAGAGTCCACCGTCTCCTCTGtggctcttctctcccctcccttcaatGGTTGAAGAGCCTCAGAATCAAGTGTATGTCTGTTTCTCACATGACACGGTCTCCCTGCATGACCACCTCTGTTTCTGGCTTTGCCTCGTAGATGTGGACCTCAGTCATGGCATTTCTTGTCAAATGCCCTTTCACCTCCCCCCGACTGGACATACGTGCCTCCATGTCTGCCAGCGACCTGTCGAGGGGACCACAGCTTTTCTGTGTGCACTGCCTGTGTGCTTCACCTGTTCGTTCTAGCAGCAGGTGAGAGAAGtcacttcctttccttcttcattaGAACACTAGGTAGGAGGATTATTTTTAGATTCCCATCCCTATAGCAACCGTATTTATATATCCCTACAACCAAAGATGTAGACATCAGGATCTGTATTTATTATGTCCTATAGCCTGAGGTCAACGTGCAAGTTGTCCTAGAGAAAGTCAGTTGTCATTTCCAATGTTAGTGCAGAATGATGGTCAATGCATTCTGCTGTCCGATTTCCAACGGAGTTACACAATCAGACCTGGTGTGTCTCTTTGAAAACACTTTTGTACTTAAAgttccataaaggaaaaaatgataaactgattacatattaaaaatatattttattatattctgttaTGTAAAGGTGCAAATCATATTATATGAAAACTGAATCTTATCaatatttccataaatatttaaatatataaatagacacAAGCAAGGTCATCTGTAAGCGACTACTGCTTGTAGAGTTGACACGTTCTGAAAACACTTGACAAATTGACTGTGTTCATGGCTTTGGGACAGAGAAGTGAGAGTCTCTGGCACGGCAGAACTCCGGAATGTGTGATGTTATCAGTCAGAGGGAATCATTTCCATGTTGAAAGGGGTGTCGCTTCTTTCTCCTGAATCTTTCTTGCAAGACGGTTGATGCATACAAGGGTTTCATGATCTCTGCTCGGACCATCTCCCAGGCACAAGGGCTGTATTGCTTCTCTTGCAGATAGAGGGAGATCCTCTGGAAGTAGTTCCTCAGGATGGAGTCCCCATTCACAAGGGGCTTCTCTCCCACACCTGCCTCCTGCAGGGGACAGGCTTCCAGGTGGCCCAGCAGCTCAGAGAGTCCTGAGCACAATTCCCCCAGGAGGTTCGTGTTCCAAGGAGGAGGTGAGGCCTCTGTGCAGAAGAGGTTGAAGGTCTTCTGGTTCGTCACATGGACGAAAGGGAGGGCTTGAGCCTTCTGCAGCTGCTTGCCATCAAACACCTCCTGGGGGAAGCCAAAGTCCTTTGTATAGTTGTCACAGGAGCTAGCAGACAGTCTCTTCATTTGTCTCAGAAGCATCAAGGCCCTCCAGTGCAGCAGGCCATGGTCCTGAGGCAGGTCACATGCCAGAGAGCTGAGGGAGTGGCAGCTGAGCACCACCAGGGCCACCAAGAAGGAGCAGGGCAGAGCCATAGGTTATCCTGCAGATGCTTTTGGCCTGGGTGGGGTGGGCACGTCTGGGGC
Above is a window of Meles meles chromosome 11, mMelMel3.1 paternal haplotype, whole genome shotgun sequence DNA encoding:
- the LOC123952830 gene encoding interferon alpha-1/2-like, with amino-acid sequence MALPCSFLVALVVLSCHSLSSLACDLPQDHGLLHWRALMLLRQMKRLSASSCDNYTKDFGFPQEVFDGKQLQKAQALPFVHVTNQKTFNLFCTEASPPPWNTNLLGELCSGLSELLGHLEACPLQEAGVGEKPLVNGDSILRNYFQRISLYLQEKQYSPCAWEMVRAEIMKPLYASTVLQERFRRKKRHPFQHGNDSL